A window from Drosophila nasuta strain 15112-1781.00 chromosome 3, ASM2355853v1, whole genome shotgun sequence encodes these proteins:
- the LOC132789638 gene encoding GPI ethanolamine phosphate transferase 3: MNFTYLFVLIWLAYLICSGVLLFSRGFLLARVSKTETSSCRRLSLNPNDEYYLTPEVVNEIFKDVNASSSSNLCLPQKSKVIIIVVDALKYEFGLYNESITTEPLPYENKLLTLHQLLQQSPDNARLMRFKADPPTTTLQRLKGLTTGSLPTFIDIGSNFASPEINEDNIIDQIVKTDLPIVFLGDSTWTDLYPRRFKRAYSYPSFDIFDLDSVDNQVMQHLPKELASDDWEVLIAHFLGVDHCGHKHGPIHEEMARKLSEMNDIISSVVANMDNETTLLIMGDHGMTATGDHGGDTDDETNALLFAYSKQHKFYSSADSGSDSEMLQQIDLVPTLATILGAPIPYSNLGLVNFNIVPAVDVPHLNKFQTLLLHAWQNAQQIYRYFFSYAMENKRSFNVEQMESLETEFILLTHRVKSIYNEAAYKSFVRDLNVHLRDILNVCREIWVKFEPTQMSQGLLFSFLPIFFAFLLINNSNASDFEKIFKSKEVFYVYLMNIAAGVFGYRYFKNFSFKTEEHGVIFFTALTSAVLLAFYTLRHWNSIANNWANVKRFGHMPTRLLLFATMAVFFSNSFVVQEAKILSYLLAAVILLLVYELLQLSARLDFKNKFKWSQFWRSTALRLILASVLAICCIRFTYTLFRCREEQGDCADFSTSTPGFSVKRPSMGKTYILAVVIIVLYTTLTRLYLRSCGNLTGNSPNVVLARYGPTVASICAGGHILLANSAIKNIQRTHIDAMALVIYGLLLLQIIVVSWSPLMTFVLPPKNPNSISVNGRDSIVPEIFRKMKRMYEGDDAERRHEIPVVYGLATVYSSVIISFGIFLAMLMVVLLEPRASIGLIVCVVVGAIILSVHGILRYRTANSFESCVQPTFSAVVGWFLLAHFCFFATSHQTTLSQIDWRAAFVGRSSALGQSHLISGALVILNTFCGPIFFYCMYALLSTETFSLFALFPNLIRSSSNGRSNNKPDASTALNDIATEAVGFDMTRGELTLYEYENVFLGAGFKLATQFFMLQGIKIFCAMLACTIHCRHLMVWKIFAPRFIYEALATFVGLPALIVGYLLLLRINRAVDGLIKRINKDK; this comes from the exons ATGAATTTCACATACTTATTCGTACTCATTTGGCTGGCGTATTTGATATGCAGCGGCGTGCTGTTGTTCTCCCGTGGATTTTTGCTCGCACGCGTCTCCAAGACGGAGACAAGCAGCTGCCGCCGTCTGTCCCTCAATCCTAATGAT GAGTACTATCTCACGCCGGAGGTGGTGAATGAGATTTTTAAGGATGTGAATGCCTCGTCATCATCGAATCTATGTCTTCCACAAAAGTCCAAAGTCATTATAATCGTTGTCGACGCACTGAAATATGAGTTTGGACTTTACAATGAGAGCATCACCACCGAACCGTTGCCTTATGAGAATAAACTGTTGACGCTGCATCAGCTGCTTCAACAATCGCCGGACAATGCGCGTCTGATGCGCTTCAAGGCGGATCCACCGACGACAACGTTGCAGCGTCTAAAGGGACTCACCACTGGCAGTCTGCCCACATTTATTGATATTGGCTCGAACTTTGCCTCGCCCGAGATCAATGAAGACAACATCATTGATCAAATTGTTAAAACTGATCTGCCCATCGTATTTCTAGGTGATAGCACATGGACTGATTTGTACCCGCGACGTTTTAAACGCGCCTACTCGTATCCCAGCTTTGATATATTCGATTTGGATAGCGTGGACAATCAAGTGATGCAGCATTTACCCAAGGAATTGGCCAGCGATGATTGGGAGGTGCTCATCGCACATTTCCTTGGAGTAGATCATTGTGGACACAAGCATGGACCCATTCATGAGGAAATGGCACGCAAATTGAGCGAAATGAACGACATCATAAG CTCCGTTGTGGCCAACATGGATAATGAGACAACTTTGCTGATAATGGGCGATCATGGCATGACAGCAACGGGCGATCATGGCGGCGACACTGATGACGAAACCAATGCGCTGCTGTTTGCCTACTCCAAGCAGCACAAGTTCTACAGCAGCGCAGATTCGGGATCAGATAGCGAAATGCTGCAGCAG ATTGATTTGGTGCCCACTTTAGCGACCATACTCGGCGCTCCCATACCCTACTCGAATCTGGGTCTGGTCAACTTTAATATCGTGCCCGCTGTGGATGTGCCGCACCTCAACAAGTTCCAAACATTGCTGCTGCACGCCTGGCAAAATGCCCAGCAAATTTACCGCTACTTCTTTAGCTATGCAATGGAAAACAAACGCTCCTTCAACGTGGAGCAAATGGAGTCGTTGGAAACGGAATTTATACTACTCACACATCGTGTCAAGTCCATATACAATGAAGCCGCCTACAAGTCGTTTGTGCGTGATCTAAACGTTCATTTACGTGACATTCTCAACGTCTGTCGCGAGATCTGGGTGAAGTTTGAGCCCACACAAATGTCGCAGGGTTTGCTCTTCAGCTTTCTGCCTATCTTCTTTGCCTTTCTGCTGATCAACAACTCAAATGCCAGCGACTTTGAGAAGATCTTCAAGTCCAAGGAAGTCTTCTACGTTTACTTGATGAACATTGCAGCCGGTGTCTTTGGCTATCGCTATTTTAAGAACTTCTCATTCAAGACGGAGGAGCATGGCGTTATTTTCTTCACCGCTTTGACCAGCGCTGTGTTGTTGGCGTTTTATACGCTGCGTCATTGGAACAGCATTGCCAACAACTGGGCGAATGTAAAGCGTTTTGGCCACATGCCCACACGTCTCTTGCTCTTCGCCACCATGGCTGTGTTCTTCTCCAATAGTTTTGTGGTGCAAGAGGCTAAGATACTTTCGTATCTGCTAGCTGCAGTTATCCTACTGCTCGTCTatgagctgctgcagctgagcgCACGTCTTGACTTTAAGAACAAGTTTAAGTGGTCACAATTCTGGCGCTCTACTGCATTGCGTCTAATCCTAGCCAGCGTGCTGGCCATCTGCTGCATACGCTTCACATATACGCTATTTCGTTGTCGCGAGGAGCAAGGCGATTGCGCTGACTTCTCGACAAGCACACCGGGATTTTCTGTGAAAAGACCGTCCATGGGCAAGACCTACATTCTAGCTGTGGTCATCATTGTGTTGTACACGACACTGACACGTTTATATCTACGCTCCTGCGGCAACCTGACTGGCAATTCACCCAATGTGGTGTTGGCTCGCTATGGACCAACCGTGGCCTCGATTTGCGCTGGTGGCCACATACTGCTCGCCAATAGTGCCATTAAGAACATTCAACGCACACACATCGATGCCATGGCATTGGTCATCTAtggcctgttgctgctgcaaatcATTGTGGTGTCATGGTCTCCTCTTATGACATTTGTGCTTCCACCCAAGAATCCCAATAGCATCAGCGTCAATGGACGCGACAGCATTGTGCCGGAAATCTTTAGGAAAATGAAACGCATGTACGAAGGCGACGATGCCGAGCGTCGCCACGAGATTCCTGTCGTCTATGGTCTGGCCACCGTATACTCATCGGTCATCATTTCGTTTGGCATCTTTCTGGCCATGCTGATGGTTGTGCTGCTCGAGCCACGTGCCAGCATTGGTCTGATTGTCTGTGTTGTGGTCGGTGCCATCATACTCAGTGTCCACGGCATTCTACGCTATCGCACTGCCAACAGTTTTG AGAGCTGTGTGCAGCCCACTTTCAGTGCTGTGGTTGGTTGGTTCCTGCTGGCGCACTTTTGCTTCTTTGCCACATCGCATCAGACGACGCTGTCGCAGATTGACTGGCGTGCCGCCTTCGTGGGTCGTTCCAGTGCGCTGGGACAATCGCATCTCATCTCTGGTGCTTTGGTGATCCTTAACACCTTCTGCGGTCCCATCTTCTTCTACTGCATGTATGCTTTGCTCAGCACCGAGACCTTCTCGCTGTTCGCCCTGTTCCCCAATCTGATacgtagcagcagcaatggacggagcaacaacaaaccgGATGCATCGACAGCTCTCAATGATATTGCCACTGAGGCTGTGGGCTTCGATATGACGCGAGGCGAGTTGACGCTGTACGAATACGAGAATGTGTTCCTGGGCGCTGGTTTCAAGCTGGCCACACAATTCTTTATGCTGCAGGGCATCAAG ATCTTTTGCGCCATGCTGGCATGCACAATACACTGTCGCCATCTGATGGTGTGGAAAATCTTTGCGCCACGTTTCATCTACGAGGCGTTGGCCACCTTCGTTGGACTGCCAGCTCTCATTGTGGGCtacttgctgctgttgcgcaTCAATCGCGCTGTTGATGGACTCATCAAGCGCATCAATAAGGATAAGTaa